The window GTTCGAATGGCCTGTATATCGCTTGTTTTTGGAAACTCAATCAGCGTACCCTTTTCACCCTCTTTTACCCAGTTTCCGGCATAACGGGCGGCGTCTGCCGACATCCAGCGTGGGTCGTCACGCCGCTGCATCCCAAGGGCCAGTGCATTCATCGCGCTATAGCCTTTTCCCGTGGTCGGGTTAATGGGTTTTACGAAAGCGGGCATCCCGTTTTCTTTTACCGGTTTTTGAAATAAGGAATTACCCTCTTTAATTTCCGCTATCAGCTTGTCTGAAAGCTGAATGGGAAGTGCTTTGAAATTTTTGCTCATTTTCTTGTTTAATTAGCAGTTCATATAAAAATTTAATTGGATTGATGTATTTGTGCCTGTAGCAGATACTGAAGTGCAGATGCTCGCCGGTTACACGGCCAGTCGCACCGGTATTATGTAAAACTTCACATAACACCGGTTATGCAAAGTGTATTAATATGTATAGTATTCTTATAACAACCTGATTTATAGATACTCATTCCCTGATTCCTTTACATAATAATTCCTGAGTTTTATTGCAATTATTCACATTTAAATAGTTGTAATATGGAACACATCAGGGACTTTAATGAATTAATGTCCAATGCGACACGTTACCTGGAATCTCAATTTGACCTTAGCGAAAGGACGATTGATGAATACACAAGGTATTGGAGACGAGTCCGATCATTTATGGGCTTAAACGGAATCAGGACCTATAATCAAGAAGTAGAAAAACAATTCCTTGCTGACGATTTGAGAGGCCGAAATAAATTCGAGCTTTCAGAGAGCGAAAAACGCGTCTATAATTGCGTTAAGACGTTAACAGAATTTGCCGAAAAAGGCGGTATTAGTATTAAACTGAACGCCTTCAAACCAGGCAAACCTAAGATTATACTTAACGGTCCAATCGGCGATCTATTCGTCTCATTTCTGGAATACAAGCGAACGGAATGTAGATGGTCAGGGGATACTTTTGAAACCCATAAGAACTACCTTTCAATGTTCTTAAAGTTTTGCAACAAAGCCAATATTGCAACCATCGCAGACATTGAGTTTGCCACTATCCTTCTTTTTTTAAGTGACCCGCGAAGTATTAAAGGTCGTCGCAGGGGTGGCGCAGTTTCATCGCTAAGGGCTTTTTTTAAGTATGCCTTTGAACAAAAGCTTTTAGGAATTGACTATTCTGTTAGCATACCCAGTTATAAATCTGCCAGTCAGCCACAACTGCCGTCAACCTATTCGGAAAAGGAAATTGTACAATTACTCTCGTCGATAGAAAGGTCGAGTGCGATAGGCAAAAGAAACTATGCCATGATCCTTATGGCTGTCAGGTTGGGTTTCAGAGCTTCCGATATAGCCAATTTAAAGTTTGAACACCTGCAATGGACGAAATCGACTATCGAAATAAATCAATATAAAACTGGACAGGAATTGGTTGTCCCTTTATTACCGGATGTCGGTAACGCTATTATTGATTATTTAAAGTATGGCCGGCGTAACTCAGAGGAACCTTACGTTTTTTTGAAAGAAAAACCACCATATGGACGAAAATGCGACGGTGGTTTAGTTTCTGACACGGTTATAGCGGCATTCGTCAAATCTGGAATTGATACAAAAGGAAGGAAATCCGGATCTCATGCACTGCGTCATAGCCTTGTATCCAGAATGCTCGAAGAAAGCACTGTTCTTCCTGTAATCTCGGAAGTGCTCGGCCATGCAAGCACTGAATCTACCCGATATTATCTACGAATAGATTTCAAATCCATGAAGCAGTGTGTGCTCGATGTCCCACCTGTAGCTATCGACTTCTACGAGCAGAAAGGAGGTGCTTTTTATGACTAAGGATTATAATAGTGTATATAGCGACCATATACAACAGTTCATCACCATGAAAAGAAAACTTGGCTTTAAGTTTGTAAAAGATGCCAAATTATTATTATCAATTGATGTTCTTGCTACCGAAAGCGGTCAAATTACACAAGGCATATCAAAGGAATTTGCAGATCTCTGGATAAAAAAGACCCTCAATGAGTCTTCAAGAAACCATTATCAGAGAGCAATTTGTCTTAATCATTTTTCGACTTTTTTGTGTGGTTTTGGCATCCAATCTTATATACCCAAACTACCGCCGCCTCCAAAAACAACATTTATTCCGCACATCTATTCACCTTTTGAAGTTAACGCATTATTTGAAGCATCTGACAAATTAAGGATTGCAAATTCCTGCACGAGTTGCGCTTTGATCTGCCTGCCGCTATTAATCAGGACATTGTACAGCACCGGAATACGGATAGGCGAAGCATTGGCTTTAAAAAATGAAGACGTTAACCTTCTTGAAAATTACTTACGCGTCCGGGATAGCAAAAATGGCAAAGAAAGGATAGTTCCCATATCTGAAACATTAGCGGAAGCTTGCAGACACTATATAAGTTATCGAAACAAAATGCCGCGCAGGAGGTCTTTTGAGTATTTCTTTGTGAAACTTGATGGCAGTCAGCCTTCTCCTGCAACAGTAGGTGTTTGGTTTAGAAGGTGCCTTAGGCAGGCAGGAATACCCTATATTGGAATGTACCAGGGTCCTCGTGTTCATGACCTCAGACATACTTTTGCAGTTACCTCACTCGCTAATATGGCCGAATCCGGGATCGATTTGTATGTTTCATTGCCTATACTTTCGACATACCTGGGGCACCAGTCCCTTGAGTCAACCAATCAATATGTACGATTAACCAAGCACATTTACCCTGATCTAATCAAAGATGTGAATCTGATCTGTCAGGATGTATTTCCTAAATATAAGAACTATGAAACCGACTGACTTTTCAAAATACATTTCCGATTTCATATCGCGGTATTTGCCATGTGAAAAAGGTGCCAGCGGCAATACTATTGCTGCCTATAGAGACACATTCGTTTTATTGTTAAAGTTCACTCAAGAAAAGTTGCATATAAAAATCGAAAAACTTACACTCGATAAAATCACTAAGGAAACCATCTTGCAATTTCTGGACTGGATTCAAAAAGAAAGAAAATGCAGCG is drawn from Mucilaginibacter ginsenosidivorax and contains these coding sequences:
- a CDS encoding tyrosine-type recombinase/integrase translates to MKRKLGFKFVKDAKLLLSIDVLATESGQITQGISKEFADLWIKKTLNESSRNHYQRAICLNHFSTFLCGFGIQSYIPKLPPPPKTTFIPHIYSPFEVNALFEASDKLRIANSCTSCALICLPLLIRTLYSTGIRIGEALALKNEDVNLLENYLRVRDSKNGKERIVPISETLAEACRHYISYRNKMPRRRSFEYFFVKLDGSQPSPATVGVWFRRCLRQAGIPYIGMYQGPRVHDLRHTFAVTSLANMAESGIDLYVSLPILSTYLGHQSLESTNQYVRLTKHIYPDLIKDVNLICQDVFPKYKNYETD
- a CDS encoding site-specific integrase, whose protein sequence is MEHIRDFNELMSNATRYLESQFDLSERTIDEYTRYWRRVRSFMGLNGIRTYNQEVEKQFLADDLRGRNKFELSESEKRVYNCVKTLTEFAEKGGISIKLNAFKPGKPKIILNGPIGDLFVSFLEYKRTECRWSGDTFETHKNYLSMFLKFCNKANIATIADIEFATILLFLSDPRSIKGRRRGGAVSSLRAFFKYAFEQKLLGIDYSVSIPSYKSASQPQLPSTYSEKEIVQLLSSIERSSAIGKRNYAMILMAVRLGFRASDIANLKFEHLQWTKSTIEINQYKTGQELVVPLLPDVGNAIIDYLKYGRRNSEEPYVFLKEKPPYGRKCDGGLVSDTVIAAFVKSGIDTKGRKSGSHALRHSLVSRMLEESTVLPVISEVLGHASTESTRYYLRIDFKSMKQCVLDVPPVAIDFYEQKGGAFYD